One Bombus fervidus isolate BK054 chromosome 5, iyBomFerv1, whole genome shotgun sequence DNA window includes the following coding sequences:
- the Vha14-1 gene encoding V-type proton ATPase subunit Vha14-1 has product MALHSAGKGKLLAVIGDEDTCVGFLLGGVGEINKHRQPNFMVVDKNTAVSDIEDTFKRFIKRDDIDIILINQNVAEMIRHVIDSHTQPIPSVLEIPSKDHPYDASKDSILRRAKGMFNPEDIH; this is encoded by the exons ATGGCTCTACATTCAGCGGGGAAAGGGAAACTTCTTGCTGTGATCGGAGACGAG GATACTTGTGTTGGATTTCTTTTGGGCGGGGTTggtgaaattaataaacatcGACAACCCAATTTTATGGTCGTAGATAAAA ATACAGCTGTAAGTGACATAGAAGatacgtttaaacgtttcattaaacgagatgatattgatattataCTTATCAATCAAAAT gTTGCTGAAATGATTCGCCACGTAATTGATAGCCATACACAACCCATACCTTCAGTATTAGAAATTCCAAGTAAAGACCATCCATATGATGCCAGTAAGGATTCTATTTTAAGGCGTGCTAAG GGAATGTTTAATCCAGAAGATATACATTAA
- the Gb gene encoding solute carrier family 7 member genderblind — MVSQIFDESPKGMQLVNSDDESQTHISTNKQVGSTNKVQMKKQLGLLEGVAIILGIICGSGIFISPKGVIIEVGSVGVSLIIWVLCGLLSMVGALCYAELGTCIPRSGGDYAYIYEAFGDLPAFLYLWAANLIFVPTTNAIMGLTFAEYVLKPFFPNCSIPDNSVRLLAAVTICLLTFANCYDVKETSKMQNVFIFAKVGALIIIIIAGLVWIMLGHTENFENVFENTITDPSKIAVAFCSGIFSYSGWNYLNFMTEELKDPYVNLPRAIYISLPLVTFIYVLANVAYLSVLTPTAMIASHAIAVTFGDQLLGVMAWIIPVMVAICAFGGLSVHIMTSSRMCFVGARNGHFPSMLSYINISRFTPTPALVFLCILSLVMLCTSDIFVLITYCSIVESFFIMLSVSGVLWLRYKQPNMSRPIKMPLWIPITFVCICAFLVFFPSYQRPYEVGIGALITLSGIPAYFIGVRWKNKPLWFQRLILEITYTIQKLFISATEERDH; from the exons ATGGTTTCTCAAATATTTGATGAATCTCCAAAAGGAATGCAATTAGTTAATTCAGATGATGAATCTCAGACTCATATATCAACTAATAAACAAGTTGGTAGTACTAATAAAGTACAAATGAAAAAACAGCTTGGCCTTTTAGAAGGAGTTGCAATTATTTTAGGAATTATATGTGGTTCAG GTATTTTCATTTCTCCAAAAGGTGTAATCATAGAAGTAGGAAGTGTTGgagtttctttaattatttggGTTTTATGCGGTTTACTTTCTATGGTGGGAGCATTATGCTATGCTGAATTGGGTACTTGCATACCTCGTAGTGGTGGAGATTATGCTTATATTTATGAGGCTTTTGGTGATTTACCtgcttttttatatttatgggCAGCTAACTTAATTTTTGT ACCAACTACAAATGCTATTATGGGATTAACTTTTGCTGAATATGTTTTAAAACCATTTTTTCCCAATTGTTCTATTCCAGATAATAGCGTACGTCTACTGGCAGCAGTTACTATTT GTTTACTTACATTCGCAAATTGTTATGATGTTAAAGAAACATCTAAAATGCAAAATGTATTCATATTTGCTAAAGTTGGtgcattaataattataattattgctGGGTTGGTTTGGATAATGTTAG GACAtacagaaaattttgaaaatgtctTTGAAAATACAATCACGGATCCTAGCAAAATAGCAGTTGCCTTTTGTTCtggtatattttcatattctgGATGGAATTACTTAAATTTTATGACTGAAGAATTGAAAGATCCTTATGT aaatttaCCACGAGCTATATACATATCACTACCTTTAGTTACTTTCATTTATGTGTTGGCAAATGTAGCTTATTTATCAGTTTTAACACCAACTGCGATGATTGCCTCTCATGCAATTGCTGTG ACTTTTGGAGATCAACTTCTTGGTGTGATGGCATGGATAATACCTGTAATGGTAGCTATATGTGCATTTGGAGGATTAAGTGTTCATATTATGACATCGTCTCGAATGTGTTTTGTTGGTGCCAGGAACGGACATTTTCCTTCAATGTtaagttatattaatatttcgagATTTACACCTACACCTGCCTTAGTTTttctt tgCATATTATCTTTAGTAATGCTGTGCACAAgtgatatttttgtattgaTTACATACTGCAGCATAGTcgaatcattttttataatgttatcaGTATCTGGTGTTTTATGGCTTCGTTATAAACAGCCCAATATGAGTCGACCCATTAAA ATGCCTTTATGGATTCCTATTACGTTTGTATGCATATGTgcatttttagtattttttcctTCCTACCAAAGACCATACGAAGTTGGAATAGGTGCCTTAATAACTTTATCTGGAATTCCAGCTTATTTTATTGGTGTTAGATGGAAAAATAAGCCATTATGGTTTCAACGACTTATTC TTGAAATTACTTATACCATTCAGAAATTATTCATATCTGCCACCGAGGAACGGGATCATTGA
- the LOC141445764 gene encoding uncharacterized protein, which yields MGTITSYNRTPQLSCISSILMYAQCQNILTNKQLRMNLNPISIKLEQLSNFPANIVIENGFKCIYMKILFVDRTIVTPCYIPNRIMYFEFVKCFLCEEFQPKELVNFLTAEFLTVQVIGVRIIEPSISGQPDHDKSISKSSKAVTKEEFLLGIAKFDVSDLLRGFWEVKLTNDLIHPCNIFATNIDYTDDERKKISWKNSPLTSDTFTSYSTSMKIKIRPTCDLRIIQKKIIRHENIFNRIFFNLNDLKLANDILKDVSLHNSNLLTIYESSIENNNLKVKF from the exons atGGGTACAATTACTAGTTACAACCGAACACCACAACTATCATGTATTTCATCGATCTTGATGTACGCACAgtgtcaaaatattttaacaaacaagCAATTACGCATGAATTTGAATCCTATATCGATCAAATTGGAACAGTTATCGAATTTCCCGGCCAATATAGTGATTGAAAACGGTTTCaagtgtatatatatgaaaattcttttcgtaGATCGTACGATTGTCACACCATGCTATATTCCAAATAGAATCATGTATTTCGAATTTGTTAAGTGTTTCCTCTGTGAGGAATTTCAACCGAAAGAACTGGTTAATTTTCTTACAGCAGAATTTCTTACTGTCCAG GTAATTGGCGTACGAATTATTGAACCCTCAATTTCTGGTCAACCTGACCATGATAAATCGATATCAAAATCATCTAAAGCAGTCACGAAAGAGGAATTTTTACTAGGAATTGCTAAATTTGATGTATCTGATCTTTTGAGAGGATTTTGGGAAGTAAAATTGACAAATGACTTGATTCATCCTTGCAACATATTTGCTACCAATATTGACTATACAGATgatgagagaaagaaaatttcgtgGAAGAATTCACCTCTTACCTCAGATACTTTTACATCGTACAGTACatcgatgaaaattaaaattcgccCAACGTGTGATTTGCGAATAATTCAAAAGAAGATCATTCGAcatgaaaatatattcaatcgaatatttttcaatttgaacGATTTGAAATTAGCTAATGATATTTTGAAAGATGTATCTCTTCATAATTCCAACTTACTGACCATTTACGAATCTTCAATAGAAAACAacaatttaaaagtaaaattttga